One Prunus dulcis chromosome 8, ALMONDv2, whole genome shotgun sequence DNA window includes the following coding sequences:
- the LOC117637634 gene encoding calmodulin-like protein 11, giving the protein MAEALTEAQISEFQEAFCLIDKDSDGLISLEELAAVIQSLDEHPTKEEIQDMINEVGAEGNGTIDCEEFLNIMARKMKENVAEELKEAFKVFDRDQDGYISANELRQVMINLGERLSDEEAEQMIREADVDGDGLVSYEEFARMMMLS; this is encoded by the exons ATGGCAGAGGCATTAACAGAAGCTCAGATTTCTGAGTTCCAGGAAGCCTTTTGTCTAATTGACAAGGATTCAGATG GGCTAATTTCCTTGGAAGAACTAGCGGCAGTGATCCAATCACTGGACGAACATCccacaaaagaagaaatcCAAGACATGATCAACGAAGTTGGTGCTGAGGGAAATGGGACAATAGATTGTGAAGAGTTCTTGAATATTATGGCAAGAAAGATGAAG GAAAATGTTGCTGAGGAGCTGAAAGAAGCCTTCAAAGTATTTGACAGAGACCAAGATGGCTATATTTCAGCCAATGAG TTGAGGCAAGTTATGATAAACTTGGGAGAAAGATTGAGTGATGAGGAGGCTGAGCAAATGATCAGAGAGGCTGATGTAGATGGTGATGGTCTTGTTAGCTATGAAGAATTTGCAAGGATGATGATGCTCAGTTGA
- the LOC117638765 gene encoding uncharacterized protein LOC117638765 isoform X2, with translation MAASESNYIDEHSAASTTITFDRPIPLLRGPVRAGPPDDPSSGPYVLAFRDPRTWANAYRACESKIIEQCEAGARIGCAISASDKCKPPWWRALIGPKAPDLKQREQCEEREMEGCLSAAKDKCVGFAKEKCLKPFRDARIAGLHVKQAERLVCWATVMDRSTWLSLIGLDKLGYLGSATGY, from the exons ATGGCAGCTTCGGAATCGAACTATATCGACGAGCATTCAGCTGCCTCAACAACCATAACATTCGACCGACCGATCCCGTTGCTCCGAGGACCAGTTCGGGCTGGCCCACCCGATGACCCATCCTCCGGTCCGTACGTCCTGGCGTTTCGAGACCCCAGGACATGGGCAAACGCGTACAGAGCCTGCGAGTCCAAGATCATCGAGCAGTGTGAGGCCGGCGCCAGGATCGGGTGCGCCATCAGCGCATCGGACAAGTGTAAGCCCCCGTGGTGGCGAGCTCTGATTGGTCCGAAAGCACCGGACTTGAAGCAGAGGGAGCAGTgcgaagagagagaaatggaggGGTGTTTGTCTGCGGCGAAAGATAAGTGCGTTGGGTTCGCGAAGGAGAAGTGCTTGAAGCCCTTTAGAGACGCGAGAATTGCTGGCCTTCATGTAAAGCAGGCTGAGAGGTTGGTTTGCTGGGCAACTGTGATGGATCGGAGCACGTGGCTCAGTTTGATTGGATTGGACAAATTGGGTTATTTGGGTTCGG CAACGGGATATTGA
- the LOC117638765 gene encoding uncharacterized protein LOC117638765 isoform X1: MAASESNYIDEHSAASTTITFDRPIPLLRGPVRAGPPDDPSSGPYVLAFRDPRTWANAYRACESKIIEQCEAGARIGCAISASDKCKPPWWRALIGPKAPDLKQREQCEEREMEGCLSAAKDKCVGFAKEKCLKPFRDARIAGLHVKQAERLVCWATVMDRSTWLSLIGLDKLGYLGSGKYGFGATNYRAGELFRSDCDFDLVLGSSNGILKV, encoded by the coding sequence ATGGCAGCTTCGGAATCGAACTATATCGACGAGCATTCAGCTGCCTCAACAACCATAACATTCGACCGACCGATCCCGTTGCTCCGAGGACCAGTTCGGGCTGGCCCACCCGATGACCCATCCTCCGGTCCGTACGTCCTGGCGTTTCGAGACCCCAGGACATGGGCAAACGCGTACAGAGCCTGCGAGTCCAAGATCATCGAGCAGTGTGAGGCCGGCGCCAGGATCGGGTGCGCCATCAGCGCATCGGACAAGTGTAAGCCCCCGTGGTGGCGAGCTCTGATTGGTCCGAAAGCACCGGACTTGAAGCAGAGGGAGCAGTgcgaagagagagaaatggaggGGTGTTTGTCTGCGGCGAAAGATAAGTGCGTTGGGTTCGCGAAGGAGAAGTGCTTGAAGCCCTTTAGAGACGCGAGAATTGCTGGCCTTCATGTAAAGCAGGCTGAGAGGTTGGTTTGCTGGGCAACTGTGATGGATCGGAGCACGTGGCTCAGTTTGATTGGATTGGACAAATTGGGTTATTTGGGTTCGGGTAAATATGGATTTGGAGCAACAAATTATAGGGCTGGTGAGTTATTTCGTTCTGATTGTGACTTTGATCTTGTTTTGGGTAGTAGCAACGGGATATTGAAGGTGTGA